In Juglans microcarpa x Juglans regia isolate MS1-56 chromosome 7D, Jm3101_v1.0, whole genome shotgun sequence, the following are encoded in one genomic region:
- the LOC121239206 gene encoding LOW QUALITY PROTEIN: outer envelope protein 80, chloroplastic (The sequence of the model RefSeq protein was modified relative to this genomic sequence to represent the inferred CDS: deleted 2 bases in 1 codon) translates to MRQNDNVRFTSSSLKIPLPQQPSPFNFAFRSLALASQLENTRNSLAQFIDAVKARSDFRQFSPGLSLFWSRSTGSTQFTSVTRNGRSDSREECGWRWGLLIGKSSLLCSASLSLIGFDESTREDSLGTHISPSTSQKGTKKKGFLIPKSPLLCSASLALTRPEEPTTQAADTSGRETLQKGHSAGRVYEEERVLISEVLVKNKDGEELERKDLEMEALQALKASRANSALTVREVQEDVHRIIHSGYFSSCMPVAVDTRDGIRLMFQVEPNQEFQGLVCEGANVLPAKFLEDSFRDGYGKVINLRRLDEVISSINGWYMERGLFALVSAVEILSGGILRLQVSEAEVNNISIRFLDRKTGEPTTGKTKPETILRQLTTKKGQVYSMLQGKRDVETVLTMGVMEDVSIIPQPAGDTGKVDMVMNVVERPSGGFSAGGGISSGITSGPLSGLIGSFAYSHRNVFGRNQKLNISLERGQIDSIFRINYTDPWIEGDDKRTSRTIMVQNSRTPGTLVHAQGGNNGSLTIGRVTAGIEFSQPFRPKWSGTAGLIFQHAGVRGDKGDPVIKDCFGSPLTASGKIHDDMLLAKFEIVYTGSGDQGSSMFVVNTEQGLPVLPEWLSFNRVNARARKGVEIGPARVLLSLSGGHVVGNFPPHEAFAIGGTNSVRGYEEGAVGSGRSYAVGSGEISFPLLGPVEGAIFADYGTDLASGPTVLGDPAGARLKPGSGYGYGFGIRVDSPLGPLRLEYAFSDKHAKRFHFGVGHRN, encoded by the exons ATGCGGCAAAACGACAACGTGCGGTTCACTTCATCTTCTCTCAAAATCCCTCTTCCTCAACAGCCATCACCCTTCAATTTCGCATTCCGTTCCTTAGCACTAGCTTCTCAACTGGAAAATACCAGAAACTCGCTCGCTCAGTTCATCGACGCGGTCAAGGCTCGTTCCGATTTCAGACAATTCAGTCCCGGATTATCTCTTTTCTGGAGTCGGTCAACTGGGTCGACTCAGTTCACGTCGGTAACTCGGAATGGGCGCTCTGACAGTCGA GAAGAATGTGGGTGGCGTTGGGGGTTATTGATCGGAAAATCTTCTCTTCTGTGTTCGGCCTCATTGTCTCTGATTGGGTTTGACGAGTCGACCCGGGAAGATTCCTTGGGAACTCATATATCGCCTTCTACAAGTCAAAAAGGGACGAAGAAGAAAGGATTTTTGATACCAAAATCTCCGCTTCTCTGTTCGGCTTCGTTGGCTCTGACTCGGCCCGAAGAGCCGACGACTCAGGCCGCCGACACATCAGGGAGGGAGACCTTGCAGAAGGGGCACTCTGCGGGTCGAGTGTATGAAGAGGAGAGAGTGCTGATCAGTGAAGTGCTGGTGAAGAACAAGGATGGCGAGGAACTTGAGAGGAAGGATTTGGAAATGGAGGCATTGCAGGCGCTGAAGGCAAGCAGAGCCAATTCGGCGTTGACGGTGCGTGAGGTTCAAGAGGATGTGCATAGGATCATCCATAGTGGCTACTTTTCCTCTTGCATGCCTGTTGCTGTCGACACGCGGGACGGAATCAGATTAATGTTTCAG GTAGAACCAAACCAGGAATTCCAAGGATTGGTTTGTGAAGGAGCTAATGTTCTTCCTGCGAAGTTTCTAGAGGATTCTTTCCGTGATGGATATG GAAAAGTGATTAATCTCAGGCGTTTAGATGAAGTTATATCTTCCATCAATGGATGGTACATGGAACGGGGCCTTTTTGCCTTG GTTTCAGCTGTTGAGATTCTCTCAGGGGGTATTCTCCGGTTACAAGTTTCTGAAGCTGAGGTCAATAACATCTCCATTCGATTCCTTGACAGAAAGAC TGGTGAGCCAACTACAGGGAAGACAAAACCTGAAACAATACTTCGGCAACTTACAACCAAGAAGGGACAG GTCTACAGCATGCTTCAGGGAAAAAGAGATGTGGAGACTGTATTAACTATGGGAGTCATGGAAGATGTTAGCATTATTCCCCAACCTGCTGGTG ATACTGGTAAGGTTGATATGGTAATGAATGTTGTCGAGCGTCCAAGTGGTGGTTTTTCTGCTGGTGGCGGAATATCAAGTGG gaTTACAAGTGGCCCTCTATCAGGACTCATTGGAAG CTTTGCATACTCTCATAGAAATGTTTTCGGAAGAAACCAGAAGCTCAATATCTCCTTAGAGCGAGGCCAAATTGACTCGATATTCCGCATAAACTACACAGATCCATGGATTGAAGGAGATGACAAACGGACGTCCAGGACAATAATGGTTCAG aattcAAGAACCCCTGGAACACTGGTTCATGCCCAAGGTGGAAATAATGGTAGCCTGACAATTGGCCGCGTGACGGCAGGTATTGAATTCAGCCAACCATTCAGGCCAAAGTGGAGTGGAACGGCAGGACTTATTTTTCAG CATGCTGGTGTTCGTGGTGATAAAGGAGATCCTGTTATCAAGGATTGTTTTGGCAGTCCTCTTACTGCAAG TGGAAAAATCCATGACGATATGCTACTTGCTAAGTTTGAGATTGTCTACACTGGTTCTGGGGACCAAGGCTCCTCGATG TTTGTAGTTAACACGGAACAGGGACTTCCTGTTTTACCTGAGTGGTTGTCTTTCAACAGAGTGAATGCTCGTGCTAGGAAGGGTGTAGAAATTGGTCCTGCTCGCGTTCTTTTAAG TTTGTCTGGTGGCCATGTGGTTGGCAATTTCCCTCCGCATGAAGCATTTGCCATTGGTGGAACAAACAGTGTGAGAGGTTACGAAGAAGGTGCAGTGGGCTCTGGCCGATCTTATGCTGTTGGTTCTGGAGAAATCTCTTTCCCCTTG TTGGGCCCAGTAGAGGGAGCTATTTTTGCTGACTATGGAACTGATCTTGCATCGGGCCCTACTGTGCTTG GTGATCCGGCTGGAGCAAGGCTGAAGCCCGGAAGTGGATATGGATACGGGTTTGGCATCCGAGTCGACTCACCATTGGGCCCTTTGCGTCTCGAATATGCATTCAGTGATAAGCATGCCAAGAGGTTTCATTTTGGGGTTGGTCATCGGAACTGA